The following coding sequences are from one Neurospora crassa OR74A linkage group I, whole genome shotgun sequence window:
- a CDS encoding multidrug resistant protein: MATTQAAPTAAGAPQPPKEKIPEGGEIQQDYKLVTFAEGDPGNPKNWSKGYKWYCTMVVAITCFVVAFCSSVITADVDSVAHEFGISHEAALLPITVFVVGFGVGPMVFAPLSEVYGRQIIYATTLLLAVVFIIPCAVSKNIGTLIVCRLIDGIAFSAPMTLVGGTLADLWRNEERGVPMAAFSAAPFIGPAIGPLVGGWLCLAGWRWLYWIQLILAFVVWVLISFTVKETYAPTILGRRAAKLRKQTGDNSYVSEGDLDQRPFSERMSVFLIRPFQLLFRELIVLLISLYMSVLYGLLYMFFVAYPVVFEGGKGYSHGQTGLMFIPLAVGVICSALCAPLVNKHYLTQVQKYNGKPPAEIRLIPMMVSCWFIPIGLFIFAWTSYPRLIWVGPCLAGFPIGFGFIFLYNSANNYLVDSYQHQAASALAAKTFIRSFWGAGTVLFTEQMYHRMGDQWASTFLAFLGLLCCLIPFGFWKFGARIRQRSKYAFGGDDEDGSQTSDLENQKDVVDPNAPLVHDSLALERARSYVSNP; this comes from the exons ATGGCGACAACACAAGCAGCGCCCACGGCGGCTGGGGCGCCACAACCGCCCAAGGAAAAGATCcccgaaggaggagagataCAACAGGACTACAAGCTCGTCACATTTGCGGAAGGAGACCCTGGAAACCCAAAGAACTGGTCGAAAGGATACAAGTGGTACTGTACCATGGTGGTCGCCATTACCTGTTTCGTCGTCGCCTTTTGTTCCTCCGTCATCACTGCCGATGTCGACAGTGTAGCTCACGAGTTTGGCATCAGCCACGAGGCTGCTCTCCTCCCTATTACCGTTTTCGTCGTTGGTTTCGGTGTTG GTCCGATGGTTTTCGCTCCGCTTTCCGAAGTCTATGGAAGACAGATCATCTATGCCACAACGCTTCTCCTCGCCGTCGTCTTTATCATTCCTTGCGCCGTTTCCAAGAATATCGGTACACTCATTGTCTGTCGCTTGATCGATGGTATTGCCTTTTCCGCGCCCATGACCCTGGTCGGTGGTACTCTTGCCGATTTGTGGAGGAATGAGGAGCGTGGTGTCCCCATGGCTGCCTTCTCTGCTGCTCCTTTTATTGGTCCTGCTA TTGGTCCTCTCGTCGGTGGTTGGCTCTGTCTCGCTGGATGGCGCTGGCTTTACTGGATCCAGCTCATCCTGGCCTTCGTCGTCTGGGTCCTCATTTCCTTTACCGTCAAGGAAACCTACGCCCCGACTATCCTCGGTCGCCGGGCCGCGAAACTCCGCAAGCAGACGGGTGACAATTCATACGTGTCCGAGGGCGATCTGGACCAGCGTCCCTTCTCGGAGCGCATGAGCGTCTTCCTGATCCGGCCCTTCCAGCTCTTGTTCCGCGAGCTCATCGTGCTGCTCATCTCGCTCTACATGTCGGTCCTCTACGGCCTGCTGTACATGTTCTTCGTCGCCTACCCTGTCGTCTTCGAGGGAGGCAAGGGCTACTCGCACGGCCAAACGGGCCTCATGTTCATCCCGCTCGCCGTCGGCGTCATCTGCTCTGCCCTTTGCGCCCCCTTGGTTAACAAGCACTACCTCACGCAAGTCCAGAAGTACAACGGCAAGCCCCCCGCCGAGATTCGTCTGATCCCCATGATGGTCTCGTGCTGGTTCATCCCCATCggcctcttcatcttcgccTGGACCTCGTACCCGCGCCTGATCTGGGTCGGTCCCTGCCTCGCCGGCTTCCCCATTGGTTTTGGTTTCATCTTTCTCTACAACTCGGCCAACAACTACCTCGTCGACTCGTACCAGCACCAGGCTGCCTCGGCGCTTGCCGCCAAGACCTTTATTCGTTCCTTCTGGGGTGCCGGCACCGTCTTGTTCACGGAGCAGATGTACCACCGCATGGGCGACCAGTGGGcctcgaccttcttggcctttttGGGTTTGCTGTGCTGTCTAATCCCCTTTGGTTTCTGGAAGTTTGGTGCTCGCATCCGCCAGAGATCCAAGTACGCTTTTGGcggcgatgacgaggatggcTCGCAAACCTCGGATCTTGAAAACCAGAAAGACGTTGTCGATCCGAATGCGCCGCTTGTTCATGATTCGTTGGCGTTGGAGAGGGCGAGGTCTTATGTTAGCAACCCTTGA
- the chc-1 gene encoding conidiation at high carbon dioxide-1 protein produces MDFLSQTHHQTAVRRSSEMAHYQYPYHQMLQPEQFLSSNVEPQLMPSHFAFDPWQNADFAMATNAKLFLGNGDFSSAPIAQRYAARTPSVSHSVGPRRVDAATAPLDNAIQTGSPWASADPTTPVGGETMTGYVPSPMGTFSSAASNTSFPLTPDAVNSVAGFDWQNPDIMTSPGVSFGVEAWPMRSSFDKGSTAETITIRAGLPHMATPPLLDDVAGVVDAETFVSSPSYSQQSVEGAPSGVDSPLQTPGLDQSQPEKTESRKRGRKKTPESARKVCGQDNTTPVPASGRALRTAARKVVRFKSAQKPGESAEERRARVNHNQVEKQYRNRLHEYFDNLLKVLPDNPGMMEPKAEPENDDESQSSSSASGRKSRNWSKAEVLERACHHIHELQNANAKLMQELETKRRESSASSVSLPFSS; encoded by the exons ATGGACTTCCTAAGCCAAACACACCACCAAACTGCTGTCCGTAGGTCGTCCGAAATGGCTCATTATCAG TATCCATATCATCAGATGCTGCAACCAGAGCAATTCCTATCCTCCAATGTCGAGCCTCAACTGATGCCATCGCATTTCGCATTTGACCCGTGGCAGAATGCTGATTTCGCGATGGCGACAAACGCAAAACTCTTCCTCGGAAACGGTGATTTTTCGTCTGCTCCAATCGCCCAGAGATACGCGGCCCGCACGCCCTCCGTGTCGCACAGCGTAGGCCCAAGACGCGTCGATGCAGCCACAGCACCCCTCGACAATGCCATCCAGACTGGCTCACCGTGGGCGTCAGCCGACCCAACAACTCCAGTCGGAGGCGAGACCATGACTGGCTACGTCCCCAGCCCCATGGGCACATTCAGTAGCGCTGCTAGTAACACAAGCTTTCCTCTCACGCCAGATGCTGTGAACTCGGTCGCAGGCTTCGATTGGCAGAACCCCGACATTATGACGAGTCCTGGTGTGTCGTTTGGTGTCGAGGCGTGGCCGATGAGGTCATCATTTGACAAAGGCAGCACAGCCGAAACAATCACAATACGTGCCGGTCTGCCTCATATGGCAACTCCGCCGTTATTGGACGATGTTGCTGGAGTCGTAGATGCGGAGACCTTCGTTTCTTCCCCTAGTTATTCACAGCAGAGTGTTGAAGGCGCGCCATCCGGTGTTGACAGTCCGTTGCAAACCCCCGGGCTCGACCAGTCGCAGCCTGAAAAGACAGAATCCAGGAAACGTGGCAGGAAGAAGACTCCTGAATCCGCCCGCAAAGTGTGTGGTCAAGATAACACCACTCCTGTACCTGCATCCGGCCGTGCGTTGCGGACCGCTGCCCGCAAGGTGGTGCGCTTCAAGTCGGCGCAAAAGCCCGGAGAGTCGGCAGAAGAGCGTCGCGCCAGAGTAAACCACAACCAGGTTGAGAAGCAATACCGCAACCGCTTGCACGAGTACTTTGATAACCTCCTCAAGGTGCTTCCTGACAACCCTGGCATGATGGAGCCCAAAGCCGAGCCCGAGAACGATGATGAGTCGCAGTCGTCTTCGTCCGCATCGGGGCGGAAATCGAGGAATTGGAGCAAAGCCGAGGTCCTAGAGAGGGCATGTCATCACATCCATGAGCTCCAAAACGCGAATGCCAAGTTGATGCAAGAGCTGGAGACCAAGAGACGCGAGTCGTCCGCTTCGTCCGTTTCGCTGCCATTTTCAAGCTGA